A region of Flocculibacter collagenilyticus DNA encodes the following proteins:
- a CDS encoding ISAs1 family transposase → MNWVNEIAEQVNGEVIAIDGKTAHRSFTTKGRKNPLHMVSAWNCGNGLVLGQQKVGDKSNEITATPKLLDLLDVKGVTVTLNAMGCQHAIAKKIQSRGVDYVIALKDNQSTLNGEVQAYISSLGLNAERLNGIIRNH, encoded by the coding sequence ATCAATTGGGTAAATGAAATCGCCGAGCAAGTGAATGGCGAAGTTATCGCCATTGATGGAAAAACCGCTCATAGAAGCTTCACAACCAAAGGCAGAAAGAACCCGTTGCATATGGTCAGTGCATGGAATTGTGGCAATGGACTGGTACTAGGACAACAAAAAGTAGGTGATAAATCCAATGAGATAACAGCCACCCCCAAGTTGCTGGATTTACTTGATGTAAAAGGTGTAACCGTTACGTTGAACGCCATGGGATGTCAGCACGCAATTGCAAAGAAAATTCAATCCAGAGGTGTTGATTACGTCATTGCACTAAAAGACAATCAAAGTACACTCAATGGAGAGGTTCAAGCTTATATCAGCTCATTGGGGCTAAATGCAGAGCGATTAAATGGCATAATTCGCAATCACTGA